One genomic window of Methanocalculus alkaliphilus includes the following:
- the glmU gene encoding bifunctional sugar-1-phosphate nucleotidylyltransferase/acetyltransferase: MARPTECVLLAAGEGKRMRPLTTNRPKVMIPLANRPMLEHLIIAARDAGIERFIIVVGYGEEVVREYFGDGSGLSVTIEYVVQRHQRGTADALAAAEGLVTGDFLLMNGDMILSHAEIGSFCEMEAPALAVAEVENPAGYGVVVLEGDRVAGLEEKSRAPKSRMINAGAYLFAPEIFDLIRRIGISGRGEYELTDALSGYIGEKRLGAMALASWRDVGYPWDILAANESLLSTTSGTREGTVEEGVVLKGPVTIGKGTVIRSGSYIEGPVIIGRDCIIGPGAYIRPGTAVGDRCHIGHAVELKNSVIFSGTKIPHFNYIGDSVIGSDCNFGAGTKIANLRHDHGNVAVGGADTGRKKFGAVIGDDVLFGINCSINTGSSIGSGTRVAPHSYVEGVYDDESVITR; encoded by the coding sequence ATGGCACGACCAACAGAGTGCGTCCTCCTCGCAGCCGGCGAGGGGAAGCGGATGCGGCCGCTCACCACCAACCGGCCGAAGGTGATGATCCCGCTTGCCAACCGTCCGATGCTTGAGCATCTCATCATCGCGGCACGGGATGCAGGGATCGAACGGTTCATCATCGTCGTCGGATATGGCGAGGAGGTCGTCAGGGAGTACTTCGGGGATGGATCGGGGTTGTCTGTCACCATCGAGTATGTCGTCCAGAGGCACCAGCGGGGGACCGCCGATGCACTTGCCGCAGCCGAAGGGCTTGTGACCGGGGATTTCCTCCTGATGAACGGAGATATGATCCTGAGTCACGCTGAGATCGGTTCCTTCTGTGAGATGGAGGCTCCTGCCCTTGCTGTTGCGGAGGTTGAGAATCCCGCAGGCTACGGTGTTGTCGTCCTTGAGGGAGACCGGGTGGCGGGCCTTGAGGAGAAGTCACGGGCACCGAAGAGCAGGATGATCAATGCCGGGGCATACCTCTTTGCACCTGAGATCTTCGATCTCATCAGGAGGATCGGCATCTCCGGGAGAGGCGAGTATGAACTCACCGATGCCCTCAGCGGGTATATCGGGGAAAAAAGGCTTGGAGCCATGGCACTTGCGTCATGGAGGGATGTCGGGTATCCCTGGGACATCCTTGCTGCCAACGAATCCCTCCTCAGCACCACCAGCGGCACCCGGGAAGGGACGGTTGAAGAAGGGGTTGTTCTGAAAGGGCCGGTCACCATCGGGAAGGGGACGGTCATCCGATCCGGGAGCTACATCGAAGGGCCGGTCATCATCGGCCGGGACTGTATCATCGGGCCCGGTGCGTATATCAGGCCGGGAACGGCGGTCGGGGACCGGTGCCACATCGGCCATGCCGTCGAGCTGAAGAACTCGGTCATCTTCAGCGGCACGAAGATTCCGCACTTCAACTATATCGGAGACAGTGTCATCGGTTCAGACTGCAACTTCGGTGCCGGGACGAAGATCGCAAATCTCCGCCATGATCATGGGAATGTCGCCGTCGGGGGAGCCGATACCGGCAGGAAGAAATTTGGGGCGGTCATCGGGGATGATGTCCTCTTCGGGATAAACTGTTCGATCAATACCGGCTCATCCATCGGATCAGGAACCCGGGTTGCCCCTCATTCCTATGTCGAAGGGGTCTATGATGACGAGAGTGTCATAACGAGGTGA
- a CDS encoding sugar phosphate nucleotidyltransferase, translating to MQAVILAGGEGWRLRPLTKNRPKALIPVGNRPIIDYVIDALLEAGVRDITVVVGYRKEQVIRHLNTLDHEVNVVVQERQLGSAHALACAMPKIHDTTLVLSGDNYIDTASVLMMQGKENAIRVTPSISPVHYGVVTVNNGLVTSFVEKPEEKGIALVSSGLYLFTPEVIRSIQERELPELLNRLIAEKVPIRAIEGGEWGDAIHAWDLISQNNHLLRLTTPGRSGTISRLATITGKVSIGPRSSIGPGTVITGPVRIGEDTTIGPNVVIGPDVSIGDRTVIEPFSYLKSSIIMDDVRIGSHSRIADTTIGDGCSIGDHLSTITGEGYFGLGEGEAKVFHRGRFGAILGDNVTIGSSVVLNACIIGNNSTVRSGRRLDGEIPDGSRVI from the coding sequence ATGCAGGCAGTAATTCTGGCAGGCGGGGAGGGGTGGCGGCTCCGCCCCCTCACAAAGAACCGTCCAAAAGCACTGATACCGGTCGGCAACCGGCCGATCATCGATTACGTCATCGATGCCCTCCTTGAGGCAGGGGTCCGTGACATCACCGTCGTCGTCGGATACAGAAAGGAGCAGGTGATCCGGCATCTCAATACCCTTGACCATGAAGTAAACGTCGTCGTTCAGGAACGGCAGCTCGGCAGCGCCCATGCACTCGCCTGTGCCATGCCAAAGATACATGACACCACCCTCGTCCTCTCAGGTGACAACTACATCGATACCGCATCCGTCCTGATGATGCAGGGGAAGGAGAACGCCATCCGTGTCACCCCGTCCATCTCTCCTGTCCATTACGGGGTCGTGACGGTCAATAACGGCCTTGTCACCTCATTTGTCGAGAAGCCGGAGGAGAAGGGGATCGCCCTTGTCAGCAGCGGCCTCTACCTCTTCACCCCGGAGGTGATCAGATCCATCCAGGAACGTGAGCTCCCCGAGCTCCTCAACCGGCTCATTGCAGAGAAGGTGCCGATCCGGGCGATCGAAGGGGGAGAGTGGGGCGATGCGATCCATGCATGGGATCTCATCTCCCAGAACAACCATCTCCTCAGGCTCACCACACCGGGGAGGAGCGGGACGATCAGCCGTCTTGCCACCATCACCGGGAAGGTCTCCATCGGACCGCGGAGCAGCATCGGCCCCGGCACCGTCATCACCGGTCCGGTCAGGATAGGGGAGGATACGACCATCGGCCCCAATGTCGTCATCGGCCCGGATGTCAGTATCGGGGATCGCACCGTCATCGAGCCGTTCTCCTATCTGAAGAGCAGTATCATCATGGATGATGTCCGGATCGGATCGCACAGCAGGATCGCCGATACCACCATCGGGGATGGCTGCAGTATCGGAGATCACCTCTCCACCATCACCGGTGAAGGGTACTTCGGCCTGGGTGAAGGCGAGGCAAAGGTCTTCCATCGGGGAAGGTTTGGTGCCATCCTCGGCGATAACGTCACCATCGGATCATCGGTCGTCCTCAATGCCTGTATCATCGGGAACAACAGCACCGTCCGGTCCGGCAGACGGCTCGACGGAGAGATCCCGGATGGGTCACGGGTGATATGA
- a CDS encoding phosphopentomutase/phosphoglucosamine mutase: MLFGSSGIRMPYGRTLLDLSLSVGASVGMDRKRVVMGSDTRSTRHILTESITAGLLSAGADVISGGVAPTPTVAYAARNADAGCMVTASHNPEEYNGIKLFNPNGSPYTLAEQSRIEETVHNPIWNGWDQVGTRIDADIITPHRDAILSTISPKSGMTVVLDCGGGAGTAITPGLLAEAGVTTVTLNGDPTSTFPRPSEPLPGNLAYMPAIIRKSGASGGIAHDGDADRCVAFDNRGRFIAGEHLLILFSKYLDLNEVVTTVDASMAIEEVATVHRTPVGDSYVSEELLAWGGIGGEPSGSWIFPSHSLCADGIYAAALFCEIAGEWDVAEEIDGLPQYPILRSSIPTPHGQAALSHLGAAKPTDGLRVAMEDGWYLIRASGTEPKVRVTAEGRTKETAAALLAEGESRLKAAIREVS; encoded by the coding sequence ATGCTCTTTGGCTCATCCGGTATCAGGATGCCATATGGAAGGACCCTCCTTGACCTCTCCCTCTCTGTCGGCGCATCTGTCGGTATGGACAGAAAGAGGGTGGTTATGGGGAGCGATACCCGCTCCACACGGCATATTCTGACAGAATCCATTACTGCCGGCCTCCTCTCCGCAGGTGCCGATGTCATCTCCGGCGGGGTGGCACCGACCCCGACCGTCGCCTATGCGGCGCGGAATGCAGATGCAGGCTGTATGGTGACCGCATCACACAATCCCGAGGAGTATAACGGGATAAAACTTTTCAATCCGAACGGATCCCCCTATACCCTGGCAGAACAGTCCCGGATCGAGGAGACGGTACATAATCCCATCTGGAATGGCTGGGATCAGGTCGGTACCCGGATCGATGCCGATATCATCACCCCGCACCGGGATGCCATCCTCTCCACCATCTCCCCAAAGAGCGGGATGACGGTCGTCCTCGACTGCGGCGGGGGGGCAGGAACCGCGATCACCCCCGGACTCCTCGCCGAGGCCGGTGTAACAACGGTCACCCTGAACGGGGATCCGACATCGACGTTTCCCCGCCCATCCGAGCCACTCCCCGGAAACCTCGCCTATATGCCCGCGATCATCCGGAAATCCGGGGCCTCAGGCGGGATCGCCCATGATGGCGATGCCGATCGCTGTGTCGCCTTTGATAACAGAGGGAGGTTCATCGCCGGTGAACACCTCCTGATCCTCTTCTCAAAATACCTTGATCTGAACGAGGTGGTAACAACGGTCGATGCGTCAATGGCAATCGAAGAGGTGGCAACCGTCCACCGGACCCCTGTCGGCGACAGCTATGTCTCCGAAGAGCTCCTCGCCTGGGGCGGGATCGGGGGCGAACCATCCGGAAGCTGGATCTTTCCCTCCCACTCCCTCTGTGCGGACGGCATCTATGCAGCCGCCCTCTTCTGCGAGATCGCAGGGGAATGGGATGTCGCCGAGGAGATCGACGGGCTGCCACAGTACCCGATCCTCCGATCCTCCATCCCCACACCCCATGGCCAGGCCGCCCTCAGCCATCTGGGTGCAGCAAAGCCGACCGACGGCCTCAGGGTTGCAATGGAAGACGGCTGGTACCTTATCCGGGCAAGCGGCACCGAGCCGAAGGTCCGGGTCACCGCTGAAGGAAGAACGAAGGAGACTGCCGCCGCCCTCCTCGCAGAAGGGGAGTCGCGACTGAAGGCGGCCATCCGGGAGGTCTCCTGA